AATTCAATATAATTGAATATCTCTCCGTTACAAATCAGAACAATACTCTCATCTTCATTAAATAAAGGCTGCATACCGTCGCTCAGTCCGATGATACTCAGGCGGGTAAAACCAAGGGCAACATTGTCAAATACTAAGGTATCCTGTGCATCAGGACCCCGGTGGACCAGCGTTGAATTCATTTTTTCAATCAACAGTCTCTCACCGTCTGATACTTTCTTATCAAATTTTATAAAACCACAAATTCCGCACATAATAGCTATTTATTGTAATGATTAACATGGCACTTGTAAAAATCAGATCATGACGATCTGTATGAATTTCTAGGAATTAGATTCGAGATCTAAGTCTTTAATAGTCTGTAAAGGATGAAGCAATACAGATTTCAAAATATGGATATAATAGTCCATTAATAAGGAGACTGTATCCTGATCATAAACCTTGTCATTGTATATGAACGCAATGATGATCCGATCACCGGTATCCACAACCTCAACCTTGAATTTGTATTGAGATGATAGTTTTCTTTCTACCTCAACTGACTCGAAAGAGAGTGCTTTCAAATCATGGTCATTGCTAAAGACCTCAGCTATAGAAAAATGAACTTCAACAATGGAATTACCGGATAACTGATTACTATCCTCCACCAGGTCTATCATCTGATCAAATTGAAATTCCTGATGCTCCTGGCCCTCCAAAACAATTGTTCTCACCTCTGCTAATAGCTGATCAATGTTATGCTCTGGGTTTAGATGGATTCGCATCGGGAGTATATTGACAAATGTTCCAACCATATGGTCTAATTGTGAAGATATCCTTCCTGTCGCATCAGAACCCACAATCATGTCGGTCTGACCAGAAACTTTATAGAGTAAGGAAAAGAATGAAGTCAGCAAAAACATAAACGCAGTGGTCTGGCTCTCCATCATTTTCACCTTTACTTTTTCATACCATTCCCCATCAATTTCACTCCTTAGTACTTCCGCTGAATAATCATCCAAGAACTCCTGTTCAGAAATTGCAGGCAGGGATAATCGTGGCAGCTGACCGGAAAGTTTTTTCGTCCAGTACAGTTTCTGACTTTCCCGGATTTTCGTCCGGCTTTCTATCCAGGAGGTAAAATGCCGGTATTGTAACTTCAGCTCCGGAAGTACTATTCCCCTGGCTATTTTATGTAAGTCATTAACCAATATATTCAAGGAAATCCCATCGGCTACAATATGATGGACATCAACAATCAGCAGGTTCTTTCCATTGGAATCTTTCAACAAGCCTATGTTTAACAATGATTCTTTCTGCAGATCAAATGGCCGGACAAAGCTTTCCAGAACATCGGATAACGGTGCGCCGCTATCATTTTTCAGCACCTGTACCACAGCAGCGACAGGAGGATTGATCACTTGCTTAACCTCCCCTTCCACAAGGAGGAAAGAAGTTCGCAAACTCTCGTGTCTTTGAATCAGCTGATTAAAATAATGTTGTATTTGTTCCACATTAAACTCATTGGGAACATAAAAAGCCCTGCATATATTAAACCCGGTAAATAAAGGATTTAATGACTGCTGAAAATACATTCTTTGCTGTGCTGCCGAAGCATTGTAATAAACCTCTTCCTCAATTTCCGGAATCAACTCTTCTACCACCTGATCTGCATGATCAATCAATTTTGATTGCAACTCAATGGTATAATGATTAAATACCTCAGGCATGGACAATTGAATGGAAAAGCACTCATTTATCCTGTTTATCAAATACATAGATTTAATGGAATGCCCTCCTAATTCAAAGAAACTGCGGTTCCGGCCAATCAGCGCTTTGTCTACTCCAAGTACCGACGACCAGATCTCTGCCAGCTGTTCCTCAATGGCCCCCATAGGAGCAATATGATCGGCTTCCAGCTCCACAACAGGTTTTGGTAACAACTTCACATCCAGCTTCCCGTTGGAGGTCAGCGGAAAAGAATGCAGTTTAACATAGTAAGAGGGATGCATATAATCGGGTAACAGTTCCGCAATATGGCTCCGTAAAGTACGCTCATCAATCCGTTCATCAGCCACATAATAGGCAACCAGGTATTGGTCCTCCCCAACTTCCAGAAGCGATACATGAACCTCCTTTATACCGGCAAAAAGCTGCAGGGCATAACAAATCTCTTCCAGTTCTATACGGAAACCACGCAATTGCACCTGCTGATCTATACGTCCCTTATAGATCAGTTTATTCCCTTCAACACGAATGGCCAGATCCCCGGTTTTATACATCCGGCTCCCTTTTACAAAGGGATTAGGAATAAACTTCTCTGCGGTCAGCAATGCATTGTTCAGATAACCCTCGCTCAGCGCAGATCCTGATATATAGATTTCACCAGGGGCACCAAATGGAACCGGCTGCAGATGCTCATCCAAAGTATAGATTTGCATATGATCTGCAGGACTGCCTATAGGTACAGAAAGGTACCCATCTGCCGGATCATACTGATACAGCATACAACCTACTGTGGCCTCGGTAGGCCCGTATTCGTTAAATATATTTACCCGACCCCCAAACAATTCATGTATCTCTGCCGTAAGTCCTGACTCCAGCTCCTCTCCACCCACAATCAATGTCCTGATCCGGCTCTCAGATAAGGATTCAGCAGTAAAATTTGCCCGGATGATTTTAAGGTGTGAAGGTGTTAACTTCAACACCGTGGCCTTATGGTCCAAAAGAACATGATTAATCAATAAAGCACTTTCTTCATGATCATATAAGCGAATCGTATTTCCTGAAATCAGGGGTACAAAAATTGAGGTGATCGTCAGGTCAAAACCAATAGAGGAATATAATGGGAATACAGAAGTGGCTCCGTTAACATAAACCGCGTCTGCCCACTTCACATAGTCGGCCAGTGCCCTATGGCTGATCATCACCCCTTTGGGCTGCCCGGTTGATCCGGAGGTATAAATAACATAAGCCAGACTATCTTCTTTTACAACATATCCGCTCGCTTCACTGGCCGAAGAGGTAATGGCCTCCCAGTCCTTATTCAGATCAGATACCTGAAGTTCTGATGGTAAAGTCAATCCAAAATCGTCCCTCATGATCAACAGCTGGGCATGGGCATCAGTTAACATGCCAACAACCCGTTCCGCTGGTGCATGTATATCGATGGGAATAAAAGCAGCCCCACTTTTCAATACCCCCAGGATGACCGGCAGCAGGCAGTATTCTCTACCCAGTAAAACACCCACCAGATGACCGGGTTGAATGCCTTTTTCTGTGGTTAAGTAATGGGCAACCTGGTTCGACAGCTCATCCAGCTCCAGATAGGTCATAGACAAGCCTTCAGCCTCTACCGCACACCCGGATCCGTTTAACCTCACCTGTTTGCTAAATAAATCCGGAACATACCCGGAAGAAAGGGTTAATCCCTCACTTTTATTGAACTCATAAAGCAGATGTTGCCGGTCTGATTCTTCCAAAATTTCAATCAGCCCGACTGGTATCTGCGCATGGTTCAGCAGTTTTTCTAAAAGCAGCACAAAATATCCGGCAATAGCCTTAAAATGAGGTTCATGATAGGAGCCGGCAATCATTTCTATACGGAGTGTTCCAGCCTCCCCATAGGTAAAAATCAAAGCATTCTCGTACTCATCAAAAGCCTGGGCAGCTTGTAGACCTTCCACAATCAAACCCGTCATCTGACCGAACAAGGGCAACACATCAGCACTGGAACTGATGCTGTTTAAAAAGTAATGACCATATCGGAAATCCGCTGTTAACTCCTGATGAACACGATTTACAAATGCATTGAAGTTCTCCTGATCATTTCTGGTCAGGAGTACAGGAATTACTTTTCCTTCATCTGTCTGCCGATATAACGGAGTAAATATCACTGCTTCATTGAGCGAATAATACTTTTGCACAAGGATGCTTAAAGCTGCAGTTAAAACAACATGTTTGGCTGCAGCGGAATTGGCAACTTCATTTAGCCTGAGCTGTATCGCTTCCGGAATAACCATCGTATACTTCCCATGATTCATCAACAGATGACTCAGCCGATGCTGAGGTCTGAAATAGGCAGTATGCCTGAGAACCGGAACTTTCTTGTTCCAATGACTTCGCGCAGCTACATTTTTATTAAAATGAATGGTCTCAAAATTGAGGTTTGTTTTACCGGCCATTTTCTAAGATTGTTTATGATATTAAAACCGAAAATCCAGGTCCTCTTTGCTGAATGGGTCCACCTGATCAGCATTCAGACTACTTTTTAAAGGTGTCTCAGAATTAGCCACAAGTAGCTTTAAAAGCTGAATAAATTGCTCGCTTAACATTAAAATATCCTCTTCTGTGAAATAAGAAGTGAGGTACTCCATGCGGAACTGAAATCCATCTCCATTCTGATAAACAAACAAACTCATTGGATACTTAGCCGCACCTGATTCAAAAACATGCGGAGTAAATAAATGACGCTCGTCAGCAGCCTCACTATGTTCAAAATTTTGAAATACCAGCATCGTATCAAATAACTGACCGATCTGAAAATCATGATCCCTGTTGATATCACTTAAAATATCTGAATAGTCATACTGCTGATAGTTAAGCAATTCTCTAAGATGGGCCTGTATCTTTCCGACAAACTGCAGATACGTATCATCAAGATCAATCTCATAACGTACAGGCAGTGTTTTTGCAAACATTCCTACTACATTTTCAAGCTCGCTTTGCATCCTTCCTGAACTATTGATACCAATGATGAGGTCTTCCTGTCCGTACAATTGCGACAGGAATAAAAAGTAAGCAGATAACAAACCTGAGAAAACAGAAACCCCCTCTTGTTTCCATTGATCCAGCAAAGGAAGCAGATCTGATGAAGGCACATAAAAAAGAAGATTACTACCATAAGATGAATCCTGTGGCTGATCCCGGACCGGCCATTTCAAGGAAGGAAGCTCCCCTTTATAGGAGTCAACCCAGAATTTCCTGCAGTTCAGATACTCAGGGCTGGTTCTGAATTGTTGTTCCCATACCGAATAATCTTTATACTGGATGGGTAATAAATCCAGGTCCTTACCATTGTAAAACTGCAAAAGATCAGCAAACAAATTCACCTGCGACATACCATCACAGATGATGTGATGCGCGTCTGTAAATAATATTGTCTTCCCATTTTCAGGATAGATGAGAAAACAACGGAACAAAGGGCCATTGTCCAAATCAAATGGTTTGATGAAATCGGATAAGGAAAAATCTGCAGCTACAGGTACTTCTGTAATCTCAAAATTGCTCCCATCTTCGATCAACTGATTGATGCGATGACGATCCATATTAAAATAAGTCCTTAAACTTTCATGACGGATCACTAAACTTCTGATGGCACTTTTCAACCGCTCTGTGTCAACTTCTTCACTCAGCTCCCATGCCATTGGTAAATTAAATGTGATTCCTGATTTGTCTGATAAATACAGGTAATAAATTCTTTCCTGAGCAATAGAAGCCGGATAAAAATCCCGTTTCCCAACTGTTGCAATGTGCAATGACTCATCCTTAAGCGCCGAACGGATCAATACCGCCTGTTTTTGTATGGTTAAATTATTAAAGAGGTCTTTTAGTACGACCCGCACATTGAACTCCTTGTATATTTTTGCAATCAGCCTCATAATGGATAAGGAATTCCCTCCTGCCTCATGGAACTTCTCAATTGTAGAAACCTCTTTTTGACCAAGAATTTCCACCCAGATGGCTAAAAGACGCTGCTCAATTTCATCCTTGGGAGCGATGATCTCTTTTTGTAAGGACAGCGCCGATAATTCCGGATAATTGATTTTCCCGTTTGGTAACAACGGATAACTATCGACCACGATGATCTTAGCCGGAATCAGGTCTTCCGGCAAATGTTCTTTCAGCTTGTTTTTAAGTTTTTCCGCCCAGTGCTCATCATCAGCTTCAGCATCATTTCTGATCACAAAGGCAGTCAGGATTTCCGGATCGGCCGACTGGCCTGCCGATTCATCCTGCAGTTCAGGATTTCCCAGAAAAACCAATGCATTCTTTAAAAATCCGGATCGGAGAAGGATGTACTCAATTTCTTCAAGATCAACTCTTATGCCCCTTATTTTTACCTGCCGGTCATCACGTCCGAGCAGTTCAACCTTACCAGATCCGGTAAATCTCGCTTTATCCCCTGTTTTAAAGGCTGGAACTTCTTTCGCTGTTCCTTTAAATAAGGTGATAAATTTCTCCTTGTTCAGGGCTTCATTATTCAAATACCCCTTCGATATAAAAGTAGAAGCGATATATAAATCTCCAACTATATATTTAGAACAGGGTATCCCATTTTCATCAAGGATAAACAACTGTGTATCCGCAATAGGGTTTCCTATGGATATTTTAGATTTTGAGGAATCTTCAGGCTGGATTCTATAAAAACAACGAACCATTGTTGTTTCAGTGGCACCATACAGATTAACAAGGGAGATCCGGTCATTAAACGTAGCATACCATTTAGCCAGTTGCAAAGGATTGATTTTTTCGCCCGACATAAAAATATAGCTGAGCGATGGAAACAAGGTCGCTGATGGAGCCCCCTCATTTATGATCTGGAATACACTTGGCACGCAATGTACTATCGTTACGCCGGCCTCATTCAACCAGGAAACCATTTTTAGCGGAGTAAATAAATCTTCCTCTTCGGGAGGTAAGCAAATGGTACCGCCGGTAAGAAGAGGAACAAATACATCCCGGAGAAAAGCGTCAAAATATGGACTGATTAACTGACTGACTCTACAGTTTTGATCTATGGAGAACTCATTGATTTGCCACTGTAAGTATTGCAGCAGACTCTTGTTTCTACCTATTATTCCTTTAGGTTTACCTGTTGATCCGGAAGTAAAATAGATATAGATGCTGTCATCCTGATCAAATTCCGGATAGATTGGCGTGGATTGATCTGCTGATTTCTGGTTTAAAATCAGATCAATGTCTATTGTATTGATTCCCGTATCCGTTGATTTTCCTCCAAAAATATAAGCCGGAGAAACTTCATTCAGCACTTCTTCTTTCCTTCTGACAGGCAAATCCGGATTGATCGGCACAAAAACACAACCGGCATTCATAATACCAATCATACATACAATTATTTCTTCCGGACGATGGGTATGAACCCCTATATTGCTACCCTTTAATACATTTTGCGCAATCAGGAAATTGGTAATTGCATTTGCCCTATGCTGTAGTTCAGTATAAGTAACAGAACCTCTGGCACTTTCTACGGCAATTCTATCCCCGTTAGCCGTAAAACTTTTCAGTAATTCATTTTGAAATATCATATTGATTGAGTTAAAACTTTTGGTAGTATATAAAGGAAATTAAAAGAGATTTTATCCAAAAGCTGATCTGACTTCAGCTTCCAGTTCAATGTTATTAATCGTAATAAAATTATCTTTTACGATGCTTTTGAGAATGTTCTGATAATAGTCAGCCAATGCCTCCACAAATTCCTGATCATGTAAACTGGTTTTATAAATAAAATCAAGCTGATAGGTTCCATCTTTTTCACATGCATCTATTTTCAATTCATACTGAGTGGTTAACCTGCGCTTAATGTCTATAGGTTTCATCTTTTTATTCCGCTCTTCTTCCTGGCTTTCGATATAGTTTGAAAAGGCAAAATGAACTTTAATCAGTTCCTGATGATAACCAGGGTTTAATGATTTCTGGATGGCAACAATCTGATCGAATTGAAAATCCTGATGGTCAAATGCAGAGATCACCGTACTTTTAACTTCCTTTAAAAAGTCTCCATACTCGGCATCTGCTGATACGCTCACCCTGAGCGGAAGTAAATTGACAAAACTTCCAACTGTATTTGTTAAACCGGCATCTGTTCTTCCTGAAACATCAGAACCAATGATGAGGTCTGTATAACCCGTTATTTTAGATAGTAATATATAATAGACAGAAAGTAGCAATACAAATTCTGTGGTATTGTATTGGGCTACCATTTTTTTGATTTGATGATAATCATCATGATTTATAATAAGCCTGTGAAGCCCGGTTTCATCCTGGTCCGGCTGATGATGTCCGGAACCATCAGGAAAGCTCAGTGGTACCACCGGAACAGAAAATACATTTGTCCAGTATTGCTTTTGTTTTTTCAGTTCATCTCCTCCATCCTGCTGCCACACCGAATAATCTATATACCTGACCTCCGGCTCTGCTGTGATGATCCCCTCACATAAATTATTAAAATCTTTCATCAACAGATTAAGCGAGATTCCATCGCAAATCATGTGGTGGATATCTACCATTAATAAAATGACTTTATCATTTTGAGTAATCGCTTTTGCCCTGAAAAAGCAATTTTCTGAAGGATCAAAAGGACGGATAAAGTCCTGGTACAAACGCGCTGTGTCCTGACCGTTTTGCTCCTGGGTTTCCAGCTTAAAAAATCCACTTTCCTGTACAATCTGATAAAGACGGTCTTCGGAGGAGAAGAAACTTGTTCTCAATACTTCATGACGTGCAGTCAGCTGATCGAAAGCAACTTCCAGGCGGTTAACATCAGCATCAAACTGAAGCTCAAATATCCCTGATATGTTATAACTCAGGTCTTCCTTATGCAGCAATTGCTGATAGTATAATCTTTCCTGCGCGGACGATGCCGGATAACGGTTGCTCTGCTCTACCCGGGGAATCTGGATTCTTGTTATTTTATCCTTTTGAGCAATGACCTGAGCCTGGCTTTTAATGGTATTGTGCGTAAATAATTCCTGCAACGAAACTTTGATCAGCAGCTTATTTTTTATCTGGTTAATTAGACTAAGTGCCCTTAAAGAATGTCCTCCAAGGTCAAAGAAACTATGGTCAATGCTGATCAGACCAGCTTCAATTTTCAGTACTTCCGACCAGATCTCCAGCAACTGCTGCTCAATGGCTCCGGAAGCTGCAACGTAGCTGCCCGATCCGGTCAACAGCTCAGGAGCAGGAAGCCGTTTGCGATCCAGTTTGCCATTCCCCGTTAACGGAAAAACATCCATCCTGATAAAATATGAGGGCAACATATAAGAAGGCAGCTTACCCGAAAGAAAACTACGGAGCTCCTCTGTACCCAGCTCCACCGAAGAAATATAATAAGCCACAAGGCTTTGCTCTCCCTGCTGCTCCAGCAACAAAACCACACTCTCCCCGATCTGCTCATGAGCAGACAGGTGAACCCCGATCTCCTCCAGCTCAATCCGCTGACCACGAAGTTTTACCTGATGGTCTATACGGCCCAGGAATTCCACCTCCCCTGATGCGCTCCAGCGGGCAAGATCGCCCGAATGGTACAAACGCTCGCCCTTTATCCCTGCTGAAAACCGGAACTTCGCATCGGTCAGTCCTGCATTCCCCAAATAACCTCGCGCAAGACCCACTCCGGCAATACACAACTCTCCTGAAACCCCTAATGGAACGACTTTGCCCTGGGGATCAAGAATGTAAAAACGCGTATTGTCGATCGGACGGCCAATAGGAATCGTGAATGGAACAGGAACACTGAAATCACATTCATAATAAGAAACATCCACAGTCGCCTCTGTCGGCCCATACAGATTGATCAGACGGCTTCCTGTATAACGATGAATGTAATCCCTGAACTGGCTCACCTGAACCGATGGTAAGGCCTCCCCACTGGTAAAGACTTGTCGCAGGCCTTGAAGCGCTACCTCCGGGCTTTCCTCCTGAACAAGCATCTGCAGAAAAGCCCCAAGCATCGAAGGCACAAAGTGGATCGTGGTCACCCCTTCCCGACCGATCACCTCCAGCAGCGCGGAAGCATCTTTCTCTACCCCTGGTTCAGGAACATACAAGCCCGCACCGCTAACAGACCACCAGAACAATTCCCAGACCGAAACATCAAACGAAATCGGTGTTTTCTGGATCAGCAAATCTGATGCACCTATCCCATAACGATCCTGCATCCACAATAAACGGTTCACTACCGAATGATGTTCGATCATCACTCCTTTGGGCTTACCCGTTGATCCCGAAGTATAGATCACATAAGCCAGGTCACTCCCTTTAACCGGAATGCTTAAAGCTTCCTCCAACAGGATATCATCCAGCACCACATCCAGGTCTATAAACAAATCTCTGAATAATGGATTCTCTTTCAATGACTCAGGAATACAGGACCCTCTGGTCAGTACCGCTTTCAGTCCTGAATCTTCCAGGATCGAAACCATACGGGAGACCGGATAATGAGGATCTATCGGAACATATGCACAACCACTTTTCAATACCCCATAAATCGCCGGCACCAGAATGGAATCCCGTTCCAGTAATATCCCCACCAGGGATCCCGACGCTACCCCACATTGGCGATGCAGATAAGCCGAAACCTGACCGCTGAGCTTATTCAACGCTCCATAACTCAGCTCTTCCTGACCAAAACGCAGGGCCCGCTGCTCCGGATTACGCGCTACCTGAGCCTCAAAAAGACTGATCAGGTTCCCATCTGAGGGATAAGCCCGTTCCGTCTGGTTGAAACCGTTCAGCAGCTGCTCAGATTCCACTGCAGGAAGGATGTCCAGATCGCCGATAATCGTTTCCGGATTCCGGCAAAGGGTATCGATGATCCTGCGCAGGTAACCGATATAACGATCGATGCTTGCCGGCAAAAACAAA
This region of Pedobacter steynii genomic DNA includes:
- a CDS encoding non-ribosomal peptide synthetase; this encodes MAGKTNLNFETIHFNKNVAARSHWNKKVPVLRHTAYFRPQHRLSHLLMNHGKYTMVIPEAIQLRLNEVANSAAAKHVVLTAALSILVQKYYSLNEAVIFTPLYRQTDEGKVIPVLLTRNDQENFNAFVNRVHQELTADFRYGHYFLNSISSSADVLPLFGQMTGLIVEGLQAAQAFDEYENALIFTYGEAGTLRIEMIAGSYHEPHFKAIAGYFVLLLEKLLNHAQIPVGLIEILEESDRQHLLYEFNKSEGLTLSSGYVPDLFSKQVRLNGSGCAVEAEGLSMTYLELDELSNQVAHYLTTEKGIQPGHLVGVLLGREYCLLPVILGVLKSGAAFIPIDIHAPAERVVGMLTDAHAQLLIMRDDFGLTLPSELQVSDLNKDWEAITSSASEASGYVVKEDSLAYVIYTSGSTGQPKGVMISHRALADYVKWADAVYVNGATSVFPLYSSIGFDLTITSIFVPLISGNTIRLYDHEESALLINHVLLDHKATVLKLTPSHLKIIRANFTAESLSESRIRTLIVGGEELESGLTAEIHELFGGRVNIFNEYGPTEATVGCMLYQYDPADGYLSVPIGSPADHMQIYTLDEHLQPVPFGAPGEIYISGSALSEGYLNNALLTAEKFIPNPFVKGSRMYKTGDLAIRVEGNKLIYKGRIDQQVQLRGFRIELEEICYALQLFAGIKEVHVSLLEVGEDQYLVAYYVADERIDERTLRSHIAELLPDYMHPSYYVKLHSFPLTSNGKLDVKLLPKPVVELEADHIAPMGAIEEQLAEIWSSVLGVDKALIGRNRSFFELGGHSIKSMYLINRINECFSIQLSMPEVFNHYTIELQSKLIDHADQVVEELIPEIEEEVYYNASAAQQRMYFQQSLNPLFTGFNICRAFYVPNEFNVEQIQHYFNQLIQRHESLRTSFLLVEGEVKQVINPPVAAVVQVLKNDSGAPLSDVLESFVRPFDLQKESLLNIGLLKDSNGKNLLIVDVHHIVADGISLNILVNDLHKIARGIVLPELKLQYRHFTSWIESRTKIRESQKLYWTKKLSGQLPRLSLPAISEQEFLDDYSAEVLRSEIDGEWYEKVKVKMMESQTTAFMFLLTSFFSLLYKVSGQTDMIVGSDATGRISSQLDHMVGTFVNILPMRIHLNPEHNIDQLLAEVRTIVLEGQEHQEFQFDQMIDLVEDSNQLSGNSIVEVHFSIAEVFSNDHDLKALSFESVEVERKLSSQYKFKVEVVDTGDRIIIAFIYNDKVYDQDTVSLLMDYYIHILKSVLLHPLQTIKDLDLESNS
- a CDS encoding non-ribosomal peptide synthetase translates to MIFQNELLKSFTANGDRIAVESARGSVTYTELQHRANAITNFLIAQNVLKGSNIGVHTHRPEEIIVCMIGIMNAGCVFVPINPDLPVRRKEEVLNEVSPAYIFGGKSTDTGINTIDIDLILNQKSADQSTPIYPEFDQDDSIYIYFTSGSTGKPKGIIGRNKSLLQYLQWQINEFSIDQNCRVSQLISPYFDAFLRDVFVPLLTGGTICLPPEEEDLFTPLKMVSWLNEAGVTIVHCVPSVFQIINEGAPSATLFPSLSYIFMSGEKINPLQLAKWYATFNDRISLVNLYGATETTMVRCFYRIQPEDSSKSKISIGNPIADTQLFILDENGIPCSKYIVGDLYIASTFISKGYLNNEALNKEKFITLFKGTAKEVPAFKTGDKARFTGSGKVELLGRDDRQVKIRGIRVDLEEIEYILLRSGFLKNALVFLGNPELQDESAGQSADPEILTAFVIRNDAEADDEHWAEKLKNKLKEHLPEDLIPAKIIVVDSYPLLPNGKINYPELSALSLQKEIIAPKDEIEQRLLAIWVEILGQKEVSTIEKFHEAGGNSLSIMRLIAKIYKEFNVRVVLKDLFNNLTIQKQAVLIRSALKDESLHIATVGKRDFYPASIAQERIYYLYLSDKSGITFNLPMAWELSEEVDTERLKSAIRSLVIRHESLRTYFNMDRHRINQLIEDGSNFEITEVPVAADFSLSDFIKPFDLDNGPLFRCFLIYPENGKTILFTDAHHIICDGMSQVNLFADLLQFYNGKDLDLLPIQYKDYSVWEQQFRTSPEYLNCRKFWVDSYKGELPSLKWPVRDQPQDSSYGSNLLFYVPSSDLLPLLDQWKQEGVSVFSGLLSAYFLFLSQLYGQEDLIIGINSSGRMQSELENVVGMFAKTLPVRYEIDLDDTYLQFVGKIQAHLRELLNYQQYDYSDILSDINRDHDFQIGQLFDTMLVFQNFEHSEAADERHLFTPHVFESGAAKYPMSLFVYQNGDGFQFRMEYLTSYFTEEDILMLSEQFIQLLKLLVANSETPLKSSLNADQVDPFSKEDLDFRF